CTCAAGTACTTCAATTTTCTTTGGTTCAGAACCGTTTTCAACGGCAAACGTATTAGATCAGGACATTTTCACTATTACAGATAACTTTCAAATCTATTCAGGACGCCATACAATAACAATAGGTACGAACAACGAATTTACCTCTGTGAGAAATGTATTCTTCCGTCAAAACTTTGGGGACTATAGATTTAATAGCCTGAATGATTTTTTAAATGGGGAACTAGCCAATAGATATCGTCATGGATATTCCTTAATAGGTGGTTTTGGAGATGAATCAGAAGGTGCTGCGGAGTTTGATATTTTTCAATTTGGATTATATATTCAAGATGAAGTTGATATCACGGATAATTTTAGATTTACATTGGGAGCCCGTATTGATGTTCCTTATTGGAAAGATGGTTTGGAGAATGAAGATTTCAATACACGAACAGTAGCTATTCTTGAAGCTAATGGTAAGGATTTGCAAGGAGCCCGTGTAGGCCAAGGAATCGATGCAAATGTGCATTTTTCTCCAAGAGTTGGTTTTAATTGGGATGTAAATGGAGATAAAACTACACAAATAAGAGGTGGTTTGGGAATCTTTACTTCTAGAGTTCCATTGGTTTGGCCAGGTGGACAATATACAAACAATGGAGTGTCGACCGGATTCATACAAAGAACTTCAAGTGACGGTCCAGTACCTGTATTTAATCCTGATCCTAACACGCAATTGCAAGATCCTCCACAAGGTTCAGGTTCGGTTGGTGGCCAAGTCGATTTATTTGCAAAGAACTTTAAACTTCCTCAGATATTCAAAACGAATATCGCTATAGACCAAAGGTTACCCTGGGATATGGTTTTCTCCGCGGACTTCATTTGGAACGATAACGTTAATACCGTTTTTTACGAGAATTTAAACCTAGAAGGCCCACAATTCACGACAACAGGTGCGGGGTCTAGACCTAATTATAGATTTAGTCGAGTAGACTCTACTTATGACGCTATTTATTTAGGTACAAATACCAGTGCAGGTAGTTCTTACAATATAACGGGAACGTTGAGCAAGAATTTCTATAGTCCTAAAATTGATGCAAACACTCAAGTTTCCTATTCATATGGTGATTCAGATGGACTTTTTGATGGTACCAGTTCGCAAAACAGTTCGCAATGGAGAAATTTAGAAACAGTAAACGGATCTAATCGCCCTGACCTATCAACTTCTGATTTCTCTCCAGGGCACAGGATTATTGCTAATTCTACACTTACCTTTAAATGGACGGATAATATTAAAACCAGAATAGGTCTATTTTATGAAGGAGCTGAAGGAACACCTCTGAGCTACGTTTATAATGGTAGTGGACTATTGTCAGATACAGGAAGCTTTTCTGCTTTGGTATATGTGCCAGGAAATGAATCTGAAGCACAACTCGTTGACCTATTTGACGATGACGACAATCTTGTCCTTACAGCGAATCAACAATGGCAAGCACTCGATGCTGCAATAGAAGGCGATGAGTATTTGAAAAGTAGACGTGGACAGTTTGCTGAGAGAAATGCAAGTCGTACCGATTGGACACATATCATTGATTTAAAATTTGCCCAAGAGTTCGGGATTAAATTTGGAGAAAATGTACACAAAATTGAACTGACGGCAGATATCTTTAACTTCACTAATTTGTTGAACAAGGAATGGGGAGTAAGAACTTTTACCAATTTTAACCAAGTACAACTACTTAACTTTGAAGGTTTTGCTGATGATGGTACAACGCCCGAGTTTACATTTGAGCCAGGTGCAGAAGACACAAAAAACATCATTGATGATGCAGGATTGGTTTCATCAAGATGGCAAATGCAGTTAGGAATACGTTATAGCTTCAACTAATTCTTAATTTTATAAGATTTTAAAAACCCTTGCCATTGGCAAGGGTTTTTTTATCCCTAAAAATCACTATTTTTAATCCCTAAACCAAACCTATGGAAATTCTTCAAAATGTACATTCCTATCTCGCCTATGTGGTATTGGCCATATTGATTTTCGCATTTTTCAATGCCTTAATAGGGTGGCTTGGAAAAAAAGAGTTTGCCATGGAGAAAGACTTAAGAATTAGTCTATTTGCATTGATTTTGAGCCATATTCAACTTTTAATTGGCCTAATTCTTTACTTTGTATCTGCAAATGGCCTAAAGGCGATACAGGTATTGGGTATGGGAGGTTTAAACTCAGCTGCTCGTCTGTTGGCTTTGGAACATCCCTTGATCAACATCATTGCAATCGCTTTTATAACCATAGGATGGTCACGCCATAAAAAGAAGCTGGAAAGCAGTGCAAAGTTTAAAAGTATCGCTATTTTCTATGGTTTGGGATTGCTTTTGATTCTAAGCCGTATTCCCTGGGCACAGTGGTTCAATTAGTTTTGTCATTCCCGCGTAGGTGGTAATCTCTCAGTGATTAGCTTCTTTAATCAAAAACAAATACACCGGAAAATGGTCGCTATACCCTCCTGTGTAACTGGTACCAGAATACGTTCTAAAGAGATATCCCTTAAACTTGCCATCAGAGGTTTTCAAATAATCAGGAGAAAATATTCCAGCTTTCCAATAAAAATATACGTCTTCACTTTTGTGGATAAGATTAGAGGTCATAAAAAACTGGTCAAAAAGATTCCATTTATCCCGGTAAGCCAACGACCCCAGTCCTTTTTTGTAAAGCCGTTCCATAGGATTAAAAAGTGTAAGACTGTCCAGTTGGGTTGCTTTACCAGAGGTTTTCAATATCTTTTTTAGACTATCGTCCCTAGGATCATCATTTAGGTCGCCCATGCTTATGATTTTGGCGTCCCAATGTAGCTTTTGAATGGAATCGATAATACGCTTGTTCAATAAGGCTGCTTTTACACGGTTGGGCTTGCTTTTACTCGACCCACCTCTCCTAGAAGGCCAATGGTTAACGATAAAATAAAGTGCTTCATCGTCCAGCACGCCACCTACGACCAACTGATCTCTCGTATATATTCTTTCCCCTATCCCATCAAACAACAAAAGCCTATGACTTTTAAAAGAAGTGGGTAGGTAAGCAGCTTTTTTATACAGCAGCGCAACATCAATACCGCGCCTATCGGGAGAATCAAAATGTACAATGCCATATTCCTTATCCTGTAGATTGGGATGGTTTATCAAATCATCGAGAACCTGTCTGTTCTCAACTTCGCACAGTCCAATGACATCTGGGGATGTTTCCGTTACATCCATTCCAATTTCGGACAATACTTTTGAGATGTGTTCAATTTTCTTATCGTATCGTTTCTGGTTCCAATGATAGCTTCCTTCGGGAGTTCTTTCATCATCAAAGACCAAGGTATCATTTACCGTATCAAAAAGGTTTTCAACATTGTAAAAAGCAATGGTCCGTATGGTAAAGGATTTTTGGGATTGGGCAAGAAAGGGCACAACGAGGCTTACTAGTAGGTATCGTAAAAACTTCATTTATATTTTGATTTTAATCCGAAAATAAGTAAGATTGTTTTTTCTTACAAAGAATAAAGACAATAACCCCAATTTTACGAAAGTAACCTACTGCAAAGCCTATGAGAATCTCGTTGTTCTTGGTGGTGCTCTGTTGTACCACATTTTTGAGGGGGCAAGGAGTCACTACCATTTCTGGAAGCATAAAAGATGCTGCCACAAAAAATCCAGTTCAGAATGTTGTAATTAAGATTGATGGCTCGTCCAAAGAGTTTTTTACGGATAACGAAGGGCATTTTGAAGTAACGACTTCTTTAATAGGGGAAAAATACCTAAAAATCTCAGCACTTGATTTTTTATCCAAACAATTTATGATTGTTTTAGATGGAGTGCCCATAAACTTGGGAGATATCTTTTTGGAAAAGGACATTACTTTAGAAAAGACGGCTAATCTCATCACCTTAACGGATAATGACCTGGCTGAGGATGATGCAGCTGTCTCGGGCGCATCAGGTTTATTGCAATCCACAAAGGATATCTTTTTGAATCGGGCCGCCTTCGATTTTGGGCAAGCATTTTTCAGGGTAAGGGGATACGATTCCAGTTATGGTGAAGTACTGCTCAATGGCATTCCTATGAACAAGTTTTTTGATGGTAGGCCGCAATGGAACAACTGGGGTGGATTGAACGATGTTATCCGAAACCAAGAGTTCTCAAGTGGACTGGCACCGAACCGGTACACTTTTGGAGGGATATTGGGAAATACCAATATCAATACCAGACCTTCACAACTAAGACCGGGAATACGTGTTTCAAGTTCCGCATCTAATCGCACTTATAGGGGACGGCTTATGGCAACATATAACTCTGGAGTGCAGGCCAACGGATTGGCTTATACCATTTCTTCATCTAGAAGATGGGCAAAGACGGGCTATATGGAAGGCACTTTATACGATGCCTATTCTTTTTTTGGTGCGTTGGAATACAAATTGAATGACCAAAATAGTCTCGCATTGACGGCTATAGTGGCAAAAAATAGACGTGGTCGTTCCTCTGCGGTTACAGAAGAAGTCTTTGATTTGATGGGAAACCGTTACAATCCCTATTGGGGAAGTCAAGATGGGAACATAAGAAATTCGAGGGAACGCACCATTTTTGAACCGTTAGTTATGCTGAATCATTTTCTGCAATCAGATAGATTTAAGTTGACAACGGGCATTGCGTATCAATTTGGAACAAACAGTAGGAGTAGGTTAGGCTACTACAATGCTCCAAACCCAGATCCCACCTATTACAGATATTTGCCAAGTTTTTATATCAATAGTTCCATTGGTGCCGATTTTACCAATGCCTCTTTAGCAAAAAATGGGCTCATGGAAAATCCACAAATCCAGTGGTCTCAAATCTATACTGTCAATTCCAATACTTCTTCAGAAGGAAAAGCAGCCTATTTACTTTATGATGATGTGGTAGCGGACAAACAGCTATCGGCATCCAGTACTTTTGATTACAAAATCAATGATAATCTAAATGTTGGGGGAGGAGTAAACTTTAAAACGTTGGCTTCAGAAAATTTTGCCCAAATCCAAGATTTACTGGGTGCGGATTTCCATGAAGATATGGATTCTTTTTCCAATACGCTGAATGATATCAATGGGAATCCTGTCAAAACTACCGAAGAAAAATTCAACTATAACTACATACTCAATACTTCAGTAGTTGAAGCTTTTGGTCAAATAACGTTTGCATTTAAAAATTGGAGTGCTTTTGCTTCGGGGACCTATTCAAATTTTGGTACGTTGCGAAATGGATTGTTCAAGAATGAACGGTTTTTAGAAAACTCTTTCGGCAACAGTGAAAAGATTTCATTTTCCGATTTTGGCTTCAAATCTGGGGGAACTTACTTTATATCAGGCAGGCATTGGTTGAATGTAAATGGTGCGATCATAAATAAACATCCAACACTTCAAAATATCTTCATCAATCCAAGAGAAAACAATAACAGTGTTCCAGAAATTCAACAGGAAACTATTTCCAGTTTAGATGTAAATTATATTGTTAAGCTACCAGATGTAACGGGACGGATAAGTGCATTCTATTCTCGATTCCAGAATACTACGGATATCAATTTCTTTTTTGTCGATTCCGGTTTGGGATCTGACTTTGTGCAGGAAGTAATAACAGATTTAGATAGACTGCATAAAGGTATTGAACTTGGGGTGGTGTATGAAGTTTCTTCCAGCGTAAAACTATCGTTGGTAGGTAACTTGGCGCGTTACGTTTATGCCAGTAATCCCGCTGTCGAAATAAACTTTGATACTGCAGGAGCATCCGAAGACCTTATAGATCCAGAAGGAACTATTGATTTAGGCATAGCTCAACTAAAGGATTTGAAATTGGCCCAAGGTCCACAAACAGCGTTTGCTTTTGGAGTCGAATACAGAAGTCCAAAATATTGGTGGCTTGGAGCAACAACAAATTATTTGGCCGATAACTATGCCAATATTTCAACCATCACCAGGACCCAAAGTTTTTTAATCAATCCAGATACCGGTCAACGTTTTCCTGATGCCACCCCAGAAAATGTTGCTCAAATTCTGAATCAACAAAAGTTAGATGATTTCTACTTATTGAATCTAGTAGGCGGAAAGTCATGGATAATCAACAAAAAATATGTAAGTGCTTTTGTGAGTGTTAATAATGCTTTTGACCAAACGTTTAGAACAGGTGGTTTTGAGCAGAGCAGGAATGGTAATTATGGTCAGTTAAAACAGGACAATCTCAGTGGTTCACCTTCTTTTGGGCCTAAGTATTGGTACGGCTTTGGCAGAACGTATTTTTTGAATTTAGCCGTCAGTTTCTAAAAATCCGCTTTGAAAAAACAAGAATCATGAGGAATAGATTAGTTTATTTTATATCATTCTTATTTATTTTGTTGGTGACAACGTCATGTGTTGGTACTACAGAATTTGATGTTCCAAAGAAAAACTGCAATCCAAATTTGACTACTAATATTACTTTAGATGAAATACTTGAATTATTCGAAGATGGTACTTTTCAAATTCAAGAAGATTGGATCATTGAAGGCTATGTTATCTCTTCAGATGTTGCAGGTAATTTTTTTGGCGAGCTTTACATTCAAGATGCAAGTAATCAACCATCCTATGGTTTTCAAATAGAAATCGATTTACGGGAGTCACATCTATTTTTTGAAGTAGGAAGTAAGGTTTTCATAAAACTAAAGGGCTTGTATTTGAACAAGAAAGAAGAAATGCTAAAACTGGGGAGTCCGTTCTCCGCATTTGGAAATATTTCTGTTGGCAGAATACCAGCGTTAAAAGTTCCAGAGCACATTTTTTTATCCTGTGATGGAGTCGCAGAAATGATACCTGTACCTGCCGAGATTAAAGCGTTGGAAGACTTGAAGGTCAATACCTTGGTGCGTTTTGAAAGTTTGGAAGTGGTAGAAGAAGAACTGGACAGTATTTTTGCTATTGCTAGGGAAGAAACGACGCGTACGCTACAGGATTGTGAAGAAAACAACATTGCGCTTATCAACAGCGGTTTCTCAGATTTTCAGGCTGATACGCTACCACAGGGCAACGGGAAGATTACAGGTATTTTTCTTAAAGATGGCAATGAGTTTCAAATCGTTGTCCGAGATTTGGACGATATAGCATTCACGGATGAGCGCTGTCCAGAGATCATAACGGAATTTGCATCGACCCATATTTTTATTTCTGAATTGGCAGACCCGGAAAACAATACGGGCGCAAGGTTTGTAGAACTGTTCAATTCCGCAAAAGAGCCGTTAGATTTGAATAAGTGGATATTGAGGCGATATACTAATGCCAATACAGAGGTGAGCTCCACTATTGATTTATCCGGAATGATAATTGGTGCGGAAAATACCTTGGTCATTTCTCCAAATGCCGAAGCGTTTGGACTGGTTTATGGCTTTAGTCCAGACCTTGGCGTTTCTACCAACAGTCCGGCAGATTCAAATGGAGATGACAACTTGGAACTGGTAGACCCATTCGGTACTATCATAGACGTTTTTGGAGTGGTTGGTGAGGACGGAACAGGGACCAATCACGAATTTGAAGATGGCCGGGCACTTCGGAATATTAACATAACACAAGGCAATCCAGTCTATACGTTTAGTGAATGGACCATTTATAATGACACTGGTGATGCAGGAACAATAAACCAGCCCCAAAACGCTCCAGTAGATTTTTCCCCTGGCATTAGGGAATAAAAGTCATCAATGAATGAAAACAAAATAAACGGCAGATAAACCAATAACTTCTACTAAAAACCAAACGATATTGGAGGTCGTTATCTTCTTGTTCGCTTTTTTATAGGCCAGTCCGCCGGCCTTTAGTTTTTTAGCGGTTTCGCTATTGTCTCTTCTCGAAAGAGCTTCACATTCTTCGGAAAATCGAGTCAATTCTCTAGAATTACGTATAATTACCAGTAACTTATAAACCCAATAACAAAAGACGACCCCAATCAGCAACTCTACCATTGTAAAATTTAGATTTATTGAAAGATAGAAAAATGAAAACAGTTCGTGAGGACAAAACCATAAAAATAAAACCCCTATATCGATTGCTTATTTTGGGAATCACACAATTGTATGGAGCCTTTGTGATCTTCAGATTGGGTGTTTTTGTCATAAAGGAGCCTTGGATAAACACTATTTGTGCTATTGCAGCTCTTGGTTTAGTGCTTTGGGGGTTTTATATCCTTTATAATTTTTTGAGGATATACAAGGTAAAAGAACGCAAGATTATTCTTAGGGATGAGACTTTTGTACTCTTTGGAAGTGAGCTTAGTTATGCTGATGTTGAGAATGTAACGATAAACAATGACGGTTCGGAATTGGCCATGGACATCCACCTTAGACAATTGGAAAAACCAATACCCCTGGTAGCAGTATATATGCAACTAAAGGAATTTCACGAAATATATAAGACTTTAGTAAACCAGTCCCTATAAATGGATTGGAGACCTCAAAATCTAAAAGGAATTGTAACTAAACTTTTGTCCTCCCACAGAAGCATCGGCCATTAATCCAGCTTTTGGTAAAGCAAACACAGCTACACCATCTTTATATTTTGCATTGAAGGCAATTCCAGATTTTAGTGCCACTGCCGAAGTTTCAGCGGCAAAAGCGAATTTCCCCTCTTTAAACCGATCTAAATCTGTTTGGGTCTCAAAAAAGATGACCTCTATGATGGCTTGTCCTCCAGCTTGTAACCCTACATTTAGTTTTTTGAGTCCTGCCATTCCAACAGTTTCTCCACCTTCGTAGACGACACCATTGCCAGAAGCTCCACCAATAATAAAGCCACCTTTGCCTACATTGGGAAAAATGACATAACCTGCGGAACTGTCAAAAAAGCTTTGGAGCCCAGAATCTGCTTTCAAGAGTGTTTTCTTGGCTTCTTTGGCATCACTCATAATCTTTCTATCTTTTTTAGATTGCGCAGAAATAGTAAAAGCTAGTAATAACGTGCTTAACAGCAAAAAGGATTTAAATGTTCTCATGTCTAATTATGTAAGGGATAAAATTAAAAAAATAAGCCCCTTCAATAGTAGAAAGGGCCAACTTTTAGGTTTCTCTTAAGAGAATCAATCTTTTTTAGGAAAGCTTTCATGTGCCATAATTTCTTCCATTTGAGATACATGTCGCTCTGTATGACCGGCAGCAAAGAGTATTACCTGCAGACCATCCACAGTTCCAAAGGGAAGATCACTATTAAAACTGTTCCTTAAGTCATCTTCGGTAGTCTTTACATATTCAATATGTTCGTTTCTTTTATCAACAAATGCTTTTACGGTTTCTTCGTGAGAACCAAACTTTCCACTTGGTTCAAACGGCTCGGAAGTTTTTACCCTATTGCTTCTGTCCTTGATGATATCCATTAGTTTTTCATCGGTTAGTTTAACAGAGTCCTTCATTGCAGGGCTTGGACCGGCAGCGACGGTTTTCTGCACAAGTCCACCAAAAGCATTTTCAGAAATAGTAAGATGCTCAACACATTCTGCGATTGACCATGCCCCTTCTTCGGGTTTAAAATGCAATTGCTCATCAGTGAGCCCGTCAAGTACATTGGTCATGTGATCACGACTTTCCATTAAATGTTTGACGGCCATTTTACGGTCATCGTCAGAAAGTTTAAAAATATCGTTACTAAAACTGAGAAGTAACAAGCCTACAATGGGTAATATCATTTTTTTCATAATGTGGTTGATTTTAAATTAGTTAGAAATGTAGTGTTTTTTGTTTAAAGACGAATCAAACGAAATGGATTGGACATTATGAAACCATTATTTTGATGCTAAAGATTCTTGACAGAGGGTATAAATTGGATTACATGAACATTTTCCAACGTAATGTATCAAATTTATCATGATATATCTACAAAGTAAATGGTTCGAAGTACTATTGAATATAAGCAATACTTATGATTTAATAGTATTTTAATATTAATTACCTATCGGGTAGACATGTGTTTTCTTAATTTTATGGAGGTTAAAAATTCACTTACTTATATCAATACTATCATGAAAACAGAATCCACATCATCAAACGGTAATGCGTGGCAAGGCAATGACTCAAGCGCTAAATGCCCCTTTCTAAACGGAGAACTGAATCAAGCTGCAGGAGGCGGAACTACAAACAAAGATTGGTGGCCAAATGCGCTCAATCTGAATATTTTGCGGCAACACTCAAATTTAGTTGACCCTATGGACGAAAGCTTTGACTATGCGAAGGAATTTAAATCCTTGGACATGGGAGCCATTAAAAAAGATTTAACTGATTTAATGACTGATAGCCAAGAGTGGTGGCCAGCAGATTATGGACACTACGGACCTTTCTTCATTCGTATGGCATGGCATGCTGCAGGTACGTATAGAATTGCCGATGGTCGAGGAGGTGGATCAACAGGCTCGCAGAGATTTGCACCTTTGAACAGTTGGCCTGATAATGCTAATTTGGACAAGGCAAGACTATTGCTATGGCCTATTAAAAAGAAATATGGAAAGAAAATTTCATGGGCAGACTTATTGATCTTAGCCGGTAATGTTGCACATGAATCAATGGGTCTGGAAATGTATGGTTTCGGTGGTGGCCGAGAAGATATTTGGCAGCCGGAAGAAGATATTTATTGGGGCTCTGAAGGAGAATGGCTCGGAAATAAAGAGCGATATAACAAAGAAGGTGAATTGGAAAATCCGCTTGGAGCCGTGCACATGGGTCTAATTTATGTGAATCCAGAAGGACCAAATGCAAATCCTGATCCAGTCTTGGCAGCACATGATATTCGCGAGACATTTGGTAGAATGGCCATGAACGATTATGAAACCGTGGCCTTGATTGCAGGTGGACATACTTTTGGAAAAACCCATGGAGCAGCGAGTGATGCCGAGTATTTAGAAGCTGAACCAGCGGGGGCATCCATTGAAATGCAAAGCATGGGCTGGAAAAATAATTTTGGAACAGGTTCCGGCTCCGATACGATTACAAGTGGTTTAGAAGGCGCATGGACGGACACTCCAACAAAATGGAGCCATAAATTCTTTGAAAATTTGTTCAAATACGATTGGGAACTAACAAAAAGCCCTGCCGGAGCACACCAATGGAAGCCAAAAAATAATGAAGGCGCAGGTACGTTCCCAGATGCACACGACCCAGAGAAAAAACATGCACCTTTTATGCTGACTACGGACCTTTCTTTACGTATGGACCCAGCTTATGAAAAGATTTCAAAGCATTTTCTGGAAAATCCAGAGGAATTTGCAGATGCATACACCAAAGCATGGTTTAAACTAACGCACCGCGACATGGGACCTAAAGAGTGCTACTTGGGCGCAGAAGTTCCAACCGAAGAGTTGCTTTGGCAAGATCCTGTTCCAGCAGTAAATCACGATTTGGTCAACGAAAGCGATGTTGCCGACTTAAAGAAGAGAATACTGGCTTCTGGATTATCCATTTCAGAATTGGTTTCAACAGCATGGGCTTCGGCTTCAACTTTCCGTGGTTCGGACAGAAGAGGTGGTGCCAATGGCGGTAGAATTCGTCTGGCCCCTCAAAAAGATTGGGAAGTAAACAACTCAAAACAACTGGCTAAAGTATTGGAGACTTTGGAGGCAGTCCAAAAGGAGTTTAATGCTTCACAATCGGGAGACAAAGCAATATCAATAGCAGATATTATCGTTTTAGGAGGGTGTGCTGCTGTGGAAGAAGCTGCTAAGAATGCCGGCCATAGTGCAGAGGTTCCTTTTACTCCTGGTCGTACCGATGCCACACAAGAGCAGACTGATGTTGAGTCGTTTGAAGCATTGGAACCACGTGCGGACGGGTTCCGTAACTATGTTAAAGGAGGAGTACATGCAGTGGCAGAAGAATTGTTGGTGGACAAAGCACAGTTGATGACACTTACAGTTCCTGAAATGACCGTATTGGTTGGTGGAATGCGTGTTTTGAACACGAATTTTGACAACTCAAAACATGGCGTGTTCACCGATAATGCTGAATCATTGACCAACGATTTTTTCACTAACCTTGTTGATTTGGGAACTGCTTGGAAAGCAATCTCCTCAGACGAAAATGTTTTTGAGGGTACGGATAGGAGAACAGGCAAAGTGAAATGGACCGGTACACGCGCAGATTTGATTTTTGGTTCAAATACTGAACTCCGCGCCATTGCAGAGGTTTATGCATGCGATGATGCAAAAGAAAAGTTTGTAAAAGACTTTATTACCGCTTGGAACAAAGTAATGAACCTTGACCGTTTTGATTTAGCTTGATTTTATCATAAAATCAATTAAACTATAGAAAAAGAAAATTAACGTAAAGACTGTCATGACCGCAAACGGTTGTGGCAGTTTTTTTATACCTTTCCCTATCATGATGAACAACAAGAAAGACTTCTTTGACCAAATAAGAAATGGTAACGTAAAAGCCATAGAAGAAACACTGGAAACTAATCCCGAATTATTGGAATCTACAGATGAGAGAGGCTCTACGCCCTTATTGTTATCCACCTACTACGGACATGAAAAGGTCGCAGCCCTTTTATTGGAAAAGGGAGCAAAAATCGATATGAAGGATAGTTCTGGAAATACGGCATTAATGGGCGTATGTTTTAAAGGATATGTCGGTATTGCTAAATTATTGATAGATGCAGGAGCCAATGTCAATCACATCAACGCAATGGGTGCTACCTGCCTTATTTACGCAGCTACGTTCAATCGGTTGGATATGGCCCAGTTGTTACTTGATCACGGTGCGGACAGTGCTACCAGAGATGCAAGAGGACATA
The nucleotide sequence above comes from Flagellimonas sp. HMM57. Encoded proteins:
- a CDS encoding TonB-dependent receptor, producing MRISLFLVVLCCTTFLRGQGVTTISGSIKDAATKNPVQNVVIKIDGSSKEFFTDNEGHFEVTTSLIGEKYLKISALDFLSKQFMIVLDGVPINLGDIFLEKDITLEKTANLITLTDNDLAEDDAAVSGASGLLQSTKDIFLNRAAFDFGQAFFRVRGYDSSYGEVLLNGIPMNKFFDGRPQWNNWGGLNDVIRNQEFSSGLAPNRYTFGGILGNTNINTRPSQLRPGIRVSSSASNRTYRGRLMATYNSGVQANGLAYTISSSRRWAKTGYMEGTLYDAYSFFGALEYKLNDQNSLALTAIVAKNRRGRSSAVTEEVFDLMGNRYNPYWGSQDGNIRNSRERTIFEPLVMLNHFLQSDRFKLTTGIAYQFGTNSRSRLGYYNAPNPDPTYYRYLPSFYINSSIGADFTNASLAKNGLMENPQIQWSQIYTVNSNTSSEGKAAYLLYDDVVADKQLSASSTFDYKINDNLNVGGGVNFKTLASENFAQIQDLLGADFHEDMDSFSNTLNDINGNPVKTTEEKFNYNYILNTSVVEAFGQITFAFKNWSAFASGTYSNFGTLRNGLFKNERFLENSFGNSEKISFSDFGFKSGGTYFISGRHWLNVNGAIINKHPTLQNIFINPRENNNSVPEIQQETISSLDVNYIVKLPDVTGRISAFYSRFQNTTDINFFFVDSGLGSDFVQEVITDLDRLHKGIELGVVYEVSSSVKLSLVGNLARYVYASNPAVEINFDTAGASEDLIDPEGTIDLGIAQLKDLKLAQGPQTAFAFGVEYRSPKYWWLGATTNYLADNYANISTITRTQSFLINPDTGQRFPDATPENVAQILNQQKLDDFYLLNLVGGKSWIINKKYVSAFVSVNNAFDQTFRTGGFEQSRNGNYGQLKQDNLSGSPSFGPKYWYGFGRTYFLNLAVSF
- a CDS encoding TonB-dependent receptor; the encoded protein is MKKIYLVIFAMLTATMAFSQGVTTSAIGGKITDATGEPLPGASVIAVHTPSGTTYGAAADFDGFYRISGMRTGGPYKITISYVGFNDDVRDNINLGLGQTERFSAQLSESATALDEVVIVAQSNGAFDSGKTGAETNVSSEQVNTLPSISRNIADFARLTPQAKVTGDDVISISGQNNRFNAIYIDGAINNDAFGLAGNGTNGGQTGVSPISLDAIESFQINIAPFDVRQSGFAGGSINATTKSGTNEIIGSAYALFRNENFSGKTPVDLTGDDGEREKLDEFTANTYGVRLGGPIIKDKLFFFVNYERQEVETPQPFDIDTYRGAATESDLLGLSDFLVNNFGYNPGTFENSIESLTSDKLIAKIDWNINESNKLSFRHSYVKAVQFDAAASNQGTINFLNRSINFESITNSSALELNSQIGDNMSNNFVLGYTRVRDDRDPFGNPFPSVQIFDASSTSIFFGSEPFSTANVLDQDIFTITDNFQIYSGRHTITIGTNNEFTSVRNVFFRQNFGDYRFNSLNDFLNGELANRYRHGYSLIGGFGDESEGAAEFDIFQFGLYIQDEVDITDNFRFTLGARIDVPYWKDGLENEDFNTRTVAILEANGKDLQGARVGQGIDANVHFSPRVGFNWDVNGDKTTQIRGGLGIFTSRVPLVWPGGQYTNNGVSTGFIQRTSSDGPVPVFNPDPNTQLQDPPQGSGSVGGQVDLFAKNFKLPQIFKTNIAIDQRLPWDMVFSADFIWNDNVNTVFYENLNLEGPQFTTTGAGSRPNYRFSRVDSTYDAIYLGTNTSAGSSYNITGTLSKNFYSPKIDANTQVSYSYGDSDGLFDGTSSQNSSQWRNLETVNGSNRPDLSTSDFSPGHRIIANSTLTFKWTDNIKTRIGLFYEGAEGTPLSYVYNGSGLLSDTGSFSALVYVPGNESEAQLVDLFDDDDNLVLTANQQWQALDAAIEGDEYLKSRRGQFAERNASRTDWTHIIDLKFAQEFGIKFGENVHKIELTADIFNFTNLLNKEWGVRTFTNFNQVQLLNFEGFADDGTTPEFTFEPGAEDTKNIIDDAGLVSSRWQMQLGIRYSFN
- a CDS encoding DUF5689 domain-containing protein; the encoded protein is MRNRLVYFISFLFILLVTTSCVGTTEFDVPKKNCNPNLTTNITLDEILELFEDGTFQIQEDWIIEGYVISSDVAGNFFGELYIQDASNQPSYGFQIEIDLRESHLFFEVGSKVFIKLKGLYLNKKEEMLKLGSPFSAFGNISVGRIPALKVPEHIFLSCDGVAEMIPVPAEIKALEDLKVNTLVRFESLEVVEEELDSIFAIAREETTRTLQDCEENNIALINSGFSDFQADTLPQGNGKITGIFLKDGNEFQIVVRDLDDIAFTDERCPEIITEFASTHIFISELADPENNTGARFVELFNSAKEPLDLNKWILRRYTNANTEVSSTIDLSGMIIGAENTLVISPNAEAFGLVYGFSPDLGVSTNSPADSNGDDNLELVDPFGTIIDVFGVVGEDGTGTNHEFEDGRALRNINITQGNPVYTFSEWTIYNDTGDAGTINQPQNAPVDFSPGIRE
- a CDS encoding endonuclease/exonuclease/phosphatase family protein, yielding MKFLRYLLVSLVVPFLAQSQKSFTIRTIAFYNVENLFDTVNDTLVFDDERTPEGSYHWNQKRYDKKIEHISKVLSEIGMDVTETSPDVIGLCEVENRQVLDDLINHPNLQDKEYGIVHFDSPDRRGIDVALLYKKAAYLPTSFKSHRLLLFDGIGERIYTRDQLVVGGVLDDEALYFIVNHWPSRRGGSSKSKPNRVKAALLNKRIIDSIQKLHWDAKIISMGDLNDDPRDDSLKKILKTSGKATQLDSLTLFNPMERLYKKGLGSLAYRDKWNLFDQFFMTSNLIHKSEDVYFYWKAGIFSPDYLKTSDGKFKGYLFRTYSGTSYTGGYSDHFPVYLFLIKEANH
- a CDS encoding lipid-binding SYLF domain-containing protein; the encoded protein is MRTFKSFLLLSTLLLAFTISAQSKKDRKIMSDAKEAKKTLLKADSGLQSFFDSSAGYVIFPNVGKGGFIIGGASGNGVVYEGGETVGMAGLKKLNVGLQAGGQAIIEVIFFETQTDLDRFKEGKFAFAAETSAVALKSGIAFNAKYKDGVAVFALPKAGLMADASVGGQKFSYNSF